In the genome of Methylophaga nitratireducenticrescens, one region contains:
- a CDS encoding protein adenylyltransferase SelO: MRLHQQTDAMETISNLDNLAKLVSYSFMDTLNADPDATSTGADHLPRQVFSGHYVPVSPTPLENPEYVAHSRNLFRELGFADSLAESADFMRVFSGNLANVPEPMRKVGWACGYALSIYGTEYTQQCPFQTGNGYGDGRAISVLEAVINGHRWEMQLKGGGRTPYCRGADGRAVLRSSVREFLAQENMHALGVPTSRSLSLYVSKTEKVRRPWYSEGSRSKDPDTIILEPAAISTRVAPSFIRVGQIELFGRRARKNEHPQAMEELEQIVLHLIDREYGDVIDQNLSTPEKVLMLAREYQNRFTSLIANWIRVGYCQGNFNSDNCAAGGFTLDYGPFGFCEMFDPYYQPWTGGGKHFAFLNQPVAAEKNFQMFCIALRPLLTSHQDSLRQLDEIKSSFASVMQVQMEKMWAAKLGLDTFNEELFSELVSLMMQTSVDYTIFFRELSLVPDDIGPLKKSFYQNPTYNLDLERINNHWAEWLTKWKALIVKANTTDTHPFSHDELSSNMKLVNPKYSLREWLVVPAYQQAKEGNYSLIRKLQEVMTNPYDEQSKEVEEKFYRLKPPAFFEVGGLSYYSCSS; the protein is encoded by the coding sequence ATGCGACTACACCAGCAAACCGACGCTATGGAAACAATCTCCAATCTCGATAATCTTGCAAAGTTGGTAAGTTACTCGTTTATGGACACGCTCAATGCTGATCCTGACGCGACATCAACTGGAGCTGACCATTTACCACGACAAGTCTTTTCGGGCCATTATGTTCCTGTCAGTCCAACGCCACTCGAAAATCCCGAGTACGTGGCACATAGTAGAAACCTGTTTCGCGAACTGGGCTTCGCTGATAGTTTGGCTGAGTCGGCCGACTTCATGCGTGTCTTCTCCGGCAATCTTGCAAACGTTCCGGAGCCGATGCGTAAGGTTGGTTGGGCGTGTGGCTATGCACTGTCCATTTATGGTACCGAATACACCCAGCAATGTCCTTTTCAGACCGGTAACGGATACGGCGATGGTCGTGCTATTTCGGTGCTAGAGGCCGTCATCAATGGTCATCGTTGGGAAATGCAGTTAAAAGGTGGGGGCCGGACGCCATACTGCCGCGGCGCAGATGGACGCGCTGTTTTGCGGTCGAGTGTACGAGAGTTTCTGGCTCAGGAGAATATGCATGCGCTAGGGGTGCCAACCTCAAGGTCTTTGAGTCTGTACGTTTCTAAAACGGAGAAAGTAAGACGTCCATGGTACTCAGAAGGCTCACGCTCGAAGGACCCGGATACGATTATATTGGAGCCAGCAGCTATCTCGACGCGGGTCGCACCCTCTTTCATTCGGGTTGGCCAAATTGAGCTTTTCGGTCGCCGTGCTCGAAAGAATGAACACCCACAAGCAATGGAAGAGCTGGAGCAGATAGTCTTGCACCTGATCGATCGTGAGTATGGTGACGTCATCGATCAAAACCTGAGCACCCCCGAAAAAGTATTGATGCTTGCTCGTGAGTACCAAAACCGATTTACATCTCTTATTGCGAATTGGATCCGTGTCGGCTATTGCCAAGGTAACTTCAACAGCGATAATTGTGCTGCCGGTGGATTCACACTCGACTACGGTCCATTTGGATTCTGCGAAATGTTTGATCCGTACTATCAGCCATGGACGGGGGGAGGAAAGCATTTCGCATTTTTGAATCAACCTGTTGCAGCGGAAAAAAACTTTCAGATGTTTTGTATAGCATTGCGTCCGTTACTGACTTCGCATCAGGACAGTTTGCGACAGCTCGACGAGATTAAAAGCAGCTTCGCATCCGTAATGCAGGTGCAAATGGAGAAAATGTGGGCAGCCAAACTTGGGCTGGATACTTTTAATGAGGAGTTGTTTAGTGAGCTTGTATCGCTGATGATGCAAACATCGGTTGATTACACCATTTTCTTTCGCGAACTCTCTTTAGTACCTGACGATATCGGGCCACTCAAAAAAAGCTTTTACCAGAACCCGACCTATAATCTAGACCTCGAACGGATAAATAATCACTGGGCAGAATGGCTCACAAAATGGAAAGCGCTTATCGTTAAGGCCAACACGACAGATACTCATCCGTTTTCTCATGACGAGCTCTCCAGCAATATGAAACTGGTCAATCCAAAATACAGTTTGCGTGAGTGGTTAGTTGTGCCTGCTTATCAGCAAGCGAAAGAGGGGAACTACTCACTAATTCGAAAGCTGCAAGAAGTCATGACAAATCCATACGACGAGCAATCGAAAGAGGTAGAGGAGAAGTTTTACAGGCTCAAGCCACCAGCGTTTTTTGAGGTTGGCGGGCTATCGTATTACAGCTGCTCGTCCTGA
- the moaA gene encoding GTP 3',8-cyclase MoaA: MKQTLSQLIDNFGRHVTYIRMSITDRCDFRCVYCMDEEMTFMPREQLLTLEEIAFLVRAFCELGVEKVRITGGEPLVRRNVDWLIEQIGALKHTTSLKELNLTTNGSQLPKYAEKLAAAGMDRINISLDSLNSNRFRELTRTGDLKQVLAGIAAAKQAGFERIKLNTVIMKGRNEDEIVDLAQFAIDNDLDISYIEEMPLGQVTHNRDESFCSSDEVLDTLQKHFDLQSSIANTGGPSRYFKVAGTNSKIGFISPHSHNFCESCNRVRVTTEGRLLLCLGQEHSMDLREVIRRYPGDADKLKQAIIQSMAIKPKGHDFNIKAEPILFRHMSVTGG; this comes from the coding sequence ATGAAACAGACACTCTCACAATTAATCGATAATTTCGGGCGACACGTCACCTATATACGCATGTCGATCACTGATCGTTGTGATTTCCGTTGCGTGTATTGCATGGATGAAGAAATGACTTTCATGCCACGCGAACAGTTGCTTACGCTGGAAGAGATTGCCTTTCTGGTAAGAGCCTTTTGTGAATTAGGCGTGGAAAAAGTCCGTATCACCGGTGGCGAACCGTTAGTGCGTCGCAACGTCGATTGGTTGATAGAGCAAATTGGCGCGTTAAAGCACACCACATCGCTTAAAGAACTGAACTTAACCACCAACGGCTCCCAGTTACCCAAGTACGCTGAAAAGCTGGCTGCAGCCGGTATGGATCGCATTAACATCAGTCTGGACTCCTTGAATAGTAATCGTTTTCGTGAATTAACCCGAACTGGTGATTTAAAGCAGGTTTTGGCTGGAATAGCCGCAGCCAAACAGGCTGGTTTTGAGCGTATAAAACTTAATACAGTGATTATGAAAGGTCGAAACGAGGATGAGATTGTCGATCTGGCTCAGTTTGCCATTGATAACGATCTGGATATTTCCTATATCGAAGAAATGCCCTTAGGGCAGGTAACCCACAATCGCGATGAGAGCTTTTGTAGCAGTGATGAAGTATTGGATACATTACAAAAGCATTTTGACTTGCAAAGTTCTATTGCTAATACCGGCGGACCTTCTCGTTATTTCAAAGTCGCTGGCACTAACAGCAAAATAGGTTTTATTTCCCCGCATAGCCATAATTTCTGTGAAAGCTGTAATCGTGTTCGAGTAACGACTGAAGGCCGTTTACTATTGTGCTTAGGTCAAGAACATTCAATGGACCTGCGTGAAGTCATTCGTCGCTACCCAGGCGATGCCGACAAACTGAAACAAGCTATTATCCAGTCGATGGCCATCAAACCTAAAGGCCATGATTTTAACATCAAGGCCGAACCAATTCTCTTCAGGCATATGAGCGTGACCGGTGGCTAG
- a CDS encoding LLM class flavin-dependent oxidoreductase translates to MIPLSILELGRVRQGSDRRTALNDARKYAQHAERLGYKRIWVAEHHNMPGVTTAATAIVIGHIAAGTNTIRVGSGGIMLPNHAPYIIAEQFGTLEALFPGRIDLGLGRAPGTDQMTLRALRRDPANAEKFPQDVQELQAYLAPKDAAQQIEAVPGSGSNVPIWILGSSLFGAQLAAMLGLPYGFASHFAPQALYQALEVYRMNFKPSAQLDKPYAMVGVNVIAADTDKEARYLATSQQMSFTDLFRGTRGLMQPPIEDIETYWSPQEKAQAGQMLDCSVIGSHETVQNGLQNLIEKTEADELMIVSDIFDTPKRQRSIEITAQAMA, encoded by the coding sequence ATGATTCCACTATCTATTCTTGAACTTGGCCGTGTACGCCAAGGCTCTGACCGAAGAACGGCACTTAATGATGCCCGGAAATATGCCCAGCATGCTGAGCGTCTGGGATACAAACGCATATGGGTAGCTGAGCATCATAATATGCCTGGTGTCACAACAGCCGCCACCGCCATTGTCATTGGCCATATCGCTGCTGGGACAAATACCATCCGCGTGGGATCCGGTGGAATCATGCTGCCTAATCACGCGCCATATATAATTGCTGAGCAGTTTGGGACATTGGAAGCGCTATTTCCCGGCCGTATTGATCTTGGTTTGGGCCGCGCTCCTGGCACCGACCAAATGACCTTACGTGCTTTGCGTAGAGATCCAGCCAACGCTGAAAAATTCCCGCAAGATGTACAGGAATTACAGGCTTATCTTGCACCCAAAGACGCCGCTCAACAAATAGAGGCAGTACCCGGTTCGGGAAGTAATGTGCCTATTTGGATATTGGGTTCCAGCCTATTTGGTGCACAACTGGCGGCGATGCTGGGATTACCTTATGGTTTCGCCTCTCATTTTGCCCCACAAGCGCTTTATCAGGCACTTGAGGTCTATCGGATGAATTTCAAACCTTCGGCACAACTGGATAAGCCATACGCAATGGTCGGAGTCAATGTGATCGCGGCTGATACTGACAAGGAAGCTCGCTACCTGGCAACATCACAGCAAATGTCCTTTACTGACCTCTTTCGAGGTACTCGCGGCTTGATGCAGCCACCTATCGAGGATATAGAAACCTACTGGTCTCCTCAGGAAAAAGCCCAGGCAGGACAAATGCTGGATTGCAGTGTCATTGGAAGCCATGAGACAGTTCAAAACGGTTTGCAAAATCTTATCGAGAAAACTGAAGCCGATGAGTTAATGATCGTCTCAGACATCTTTGATACCCCAAAGCGGCAACGTTCAATCGAAATTACAGCTCAGGCAATGGCTTGA
- a CDS encoding formate dehydrogenase accessory sulfurtransferase FdhD codes for MARYLPEMTNNGINRLQTTIVSDEFGEHREVSLTGERPLTIYLDNREIVTLMTLGAQPELLTLGYLRNQSLVDELTHIKSIQVDWDVEAVAVTTHQQKNNLDSLMSRRISTSGCGQGTMFAHVMDSLSELKLQCPVFNAQFIYDVLHALNEYNEIYKQAGAVHGCALCQQNKVLCFVEDVGRHNAVDAISGWMWLNEIKGNDKVFYTTGRLTSEMVIKVAQMQVPLLLSRSGVTEMGLSIAQDIGIGMIARAKGKHFLVYTGQEQFETNTSLLGASAGK; via the coding sequence GTGGCTAGATATTTACCTGAAATGACCAATAATGGGATTAATCGTTTGCAAACCACTATTGTTTCAGACGAGTTTGGTGAACACCGCGAGGTATCATTAACTGGTGAACGGCCGTTGACCATTTACCTGGATAACCGTGAGATTGTGACGCTGATGACGCTTGGTGCTCAGCCAGAGTTACTGACACTAGGTTATTTACGTAACCAAAGTCTGGTGGATGAATTAACCCATATCAAATCTATTCAGGTAGATTGGGATGTTGAGGCTGTTGCTGTCACCACGCATCAACAAAAAAATAATCTTGATTCACTTATGTCCAGACGCATTTCCACCAGCGGTTGTGGACAGGGCACTATGTTTGCTCATGTGATGGATTCGTTGTCTGAGTTGAAACTGCAATGCCCCGTTTTCAACGCACAATTTATTTATGACGTTTTACATGCTTTGAACGAATATAACGAAATTTATAAACAGGCTGGGGCAGTGCACGGCTGTGCTTTGTGTCAACAAAATAAAGTGTTATGTTTTGTTGAAGATGTAGGCAGGCATAATGCGGTTGATGCCATTTCAGGTTGGATGTGGCTGAATGAAATTAAAGGTAACGATAAAGTGTTTTATACCACTGGTCGTCTGACGTCAGAAATGGTTATTAAAGTCGCCCAAATGCAGGTACCTTTACTTTTATCTCGCAGTGGGGTGACGGAAATGGGATTGAGCATTGCACAGGATATTGGAATTGGTATGATCGCTCGGGCGAAAGGTAAACATTTTCTGGTTTATACTGGTCAAGAGCAATTTGAAACCAATACTTCATTATTAGGTGCTTCCGCTGGAAAATAA
- a CDS encoding MazG nucleotide pyrophosphohydrolase domain-containing protein, whose translation MAKSSLLNAANKQLLSLHYAVELQKTAASIGFDWPNIDGVIAKIHEELDEVAAELDEADPMKLQEEIGDLLFAITNLARHLDVDPEQAIQQCNQKFLRRFQFIETQINQQGKSLQAASLDELDALWDKAKLIEKQH comes from the coding sequence ATGGCTAAATCTTCCTTGCTTAATGCTGCAAATAAACAGCTTTTATCTCTTCACTATGCTGTTGAATTGCAAAAAACAGCTGCCAGTATTGGATTTGACTGGCCGAATATTGATGGGGTAATTGCCAAAATTCATGAAGAACTGGATGAGGTTGCTGCTGAATTGGATGAAGCTGATCCAATGAAATTACAGGAAGAAATCGGCGATTTGTTATTTGCCATTACCAATCTTGCCAGACACTTAGACGTCGATCCTGAACAAGCCATCCAGCAATGTAATCAAAAGTTTCTCCGCCGTTTTCAATTTATTGAAACGCAGATAAACCAACAGGGAAAATCATTGCAAGCGGCTTCATTAGATGAGCTTGACGCACTGTGGGATAAGGCGAAACTAATCGAGAAACAACATTAG
- a CDS encoding Bax inhibitor-1/YccA family protein, with amino-acid sequence MNYDTQSTVVRSRESALQTNKLLRNTYVLLAMTLGFSALTAGISMALNLPHPGIIITLIGYFGLLFLTAKLRNSVWGIASVFALTGFMGLTLGPIVNAYLGLPNGPQIVMQALGATGIVFLGLSAYAIKSEKDFSFMGGFLFVGILVAFLAGLAAFFFNMPGLSLAVSAMFVLLMSGLILYETSNIIHGGETNYIMATITLYVSIYNLFTSLLHLIGAFSGDD; translated from the coding sequence ATGAACTACGATACACAATCAACAGTTGTACGTTCGCGCGAGTCTGCGCTGCAAACCAACAAGTTATTGCGTAACACCTATGTACTCCTGGCAATGACGCTGGGTTTTAGTGCGCTGACTGCTGGGATATCAATGGCCTTAAACCTGCCACATCCAGGCATTATCATTACACTAATTGGTTACTTCGGCTTGTTGTTCCTGACAGCTAAATTGCGCAACAGCGTTTGGGGTATTGCCTCAGTATTCGCGCTGACGGGTTTTATGGGGCTGACACTGGGACCAATCGTTAATGCTTATCTGGGATTGCCCAATGGCCCACAGATTGTTATGCAGGCTCTGGGCGCAACAGGGATTGTCTTTTTAGGCTTATCTGCTTACGCGATTAAATCTGAAAAAGACTTCAGCTTTATGGGTGGTTTCCTGTTTGTCGGTATCCTGGTGGCTTTCCTGGCGGGTCTGGCAGCGTTCTTCTTTAATATGCCAGGTTTGTCTCTGGCCGTATCTGCAATGTTTGTGCTATTGATGTCTGGTTTGATTCTTTATGAAACCAGCAACATCATTCATGGTGGTGAAACGAACTACATCATGGCAACCATCACGTTGTATGTCAGTATTTACAATCTGTTCACCAGCCTTCTGCATTTAATTGGTGCATTCTCAGGTGACGATTGA
- a CDS encoding RNA-binding S4 domain-containing protein: protein MAKAEIESQENQRLDKWLWAARFYKTRSLAVEAINGGKVHANGQRAKPSRTIRPGDQLTISQPPYEYVIDVLALKKQRRPASEAQLLYQETPESREKRELLREQIKNEPLGFRDQKGRPSKRDRRHIIKFTRGD from the coding sequence ATGGCGAAAGCCGAAATCGAAAGCCAGGAAAATCAGCGGCTGGATAAATGGCTTTGGGCTGCGCGGTTTTATAAAACCCGCAGCCTGGCTGTTGAAGCCATTAATGGTGGAAAAGTGCATGCAAATGGTCAACGCGCCAAACCCAGCCGAACAATCCGTCCTGGTGATCAATTAACCATTTCACAACCACCTTATGAATATGTTATTGATGTTTTAGCTTTGAAAAAACAACGCCGTCCGGCCAGCGAAGCCCAGTTGCTATATCAGGAAACACCGGAAAGCCGTGAAAAGCGCGAATTATTACGCGAACAAATCAAAAACGAACCATTAGGTTTTCGTGATCAAAAAGGTCGGCCAAGTAAACGCGATCGTCGGCATATTATTAAATTTACCCGTGGCGACTAA